One Litorilinea aerophila genomic window carries:
- a CDS encoding glutaredoxin family protein gives MQERQTAAIVMYTTDWCPDCWRAKEIMKAMQVPYTEVNIIHDEEAAEEVIRLNNGYRSVPTIVFPDGTVLTEPNTTTLVHKLQSLQ, from the coding sequence ATGCAGGAGAGACAGACTGCCGCCATTGTCATGTATACCACCGATTGGTGTCCGGATTGCTGGCGGGCCAAGGAGATCATGAAGGCCATGCAGGTGCCCTACACCGAGGTGAACATCATCCATGACGAAGAAGCGGCAGAGGAAGTCATTCGGCTGAACAACGGCTATCGCAGTGTGCCGACCATTGTCTTTCCAGATGGCACGGTGTTGACGGAGCCCAATACCACCACCCTGGTGCACAAACTACAAAGTTTACAGTAG
- a CDS encoding C39 family peptidase: MRQFVRTPTGAALTLVGVAAILVVAIGLTRAPGSYAATSQGAYAGPVEPVPTWTFTPTRPPQVVLAPTATPTGTATPTALPPTPTWTPAPTATPTPFIQPPQVAVTLTGLRHMWQTWNNCGPATLAMALSYYGSSLDQADIAAVLRRHPDDKNVAPQELADFARSQGYRALVRVNGNAQLLRTFLSNGIPVVLETWLEPEPNDGMGHYRLLVGYDDAAQHWIAYDSYVSDNLVAPADAPYQGIYLSYAETEALWAVFNRTYILIYQETQEPLIQQILGEQMDDAVMWQTARQSAEAVVGQRPDDPFAWFNLGTDLVALQDFDAAALAYDRARALGLPWRMLWYQFGPFQAYHAVGRYGDVVALADATLATTQSIEEIHYWKGQGLAGLGDLAGARAAWQQALSLNPAFAPAQEALASLPR; the protein is encoded by the coding sequence ATGCGCCAATTCGTTCGGACGCCAACTGGAGCAGCACTGACGTTGGTGGGCGTGGCCGCCATCCTTGTGGTGGCCATCGGCCTGACACGTGCACCTGGTTCCTACGCAGCGACTAGCCAGGGGGCCTACGCAGGCCCCGTCGAGCCGGTGCCCACATGGACATTCACACCAACGCGCCCTCCCCAGGTGGTGTTGGCGCCCACAGCCACGCCCACCGGCACAGCCACGCCTACGGCCCTTCCCCCGACACCCACCTGGACGCCGGCGCCCACGGCTACCCCCACACCATTCATCCAGCCGCCCCAGGTCGCCGTCACCCTCACAGGCCTGCGCCACATGTGGCAGACCTGGAATAACTGCGGCCCGGCGACTTTGGCCATGGCCCTCAGCTACTACGGCAGCAGCCTGGATCAGGCCGACATCGCCGCAGTGCTGCGCCGTCATCCCGACGACAAAAACGTAGCCCCCCAGGAACTGGCCGACTTTGCCCGCAGCCAGGGCTACCGGGCGCTGGTACGGGTCAACGGCAACGCTCAGCTGCTGCGCACCTTCCTCAGCAACGGCATCCCGGTGGTGCTAGAGACGTGGCTGGAGCCTGAACCCAACGACGGCATGGGCCACTACCGGCTGCTGGTGGGCTACGACGATGCCGCCCAGCACTGGATCGCCTACGACTCCTACGTGAGCGACAACCTGGTGGCCCCGGCGGATGCCCCCTACCAGGGCATCTACCTGTCCTACGCAGAAACCGAAGCCCTCTGGGCCGTCTTCAACCGAACCTACATCCTCATCTACCAGGAGACACAGGAGCCCCTGATCCAGCAGATCCTGGGCGAACAGATGGACGATGCCGTCATGTGGCAGACGGCCCGCCAATCGGCAGAGGCGGTCGTGGGCCAACGGCCCGACGACCCCTTCGCCTGGTTCAACCTGGGCACCGACCTGGTCGCGCTGCAAGACTTCGACGCCGCAGCCCTGGCCTACGACCGGGCCCGGGCCCTGGGGCTCCCCTGGCGCATGCTCTGGTATCAATTTGGCCCCTTCCAGGCCTACCACGCCGTGGGGCGCTACGGCGACGTGGTGGCCCTGGCCGACGCTACCCTGGCCACCACCCAGAGCATCGAGGAGATTCACTACTGGAAGGGACAGGGGCTGGCCGGGCTGGGCGACCTGGCAGGTGCCCGCGCCGCCTGGCAACAGGCCCTGTCCCTCAACCCCGCCTTCGCGCCGGCCCAGGAAGCCCTGGCAAGCCTGCCCAGGTAA
- a CDS encoding FAD-binding and (Fe-S)-binding domain-containing protein, which translates to MKVALTSPRSGLTRTEMRTIPHEVQDLAAELQRVIDGEVRFDGYTRMLYSTDASLYQIQPVGVVIPKHADDAQAALELARRHQVPVLPRGGGSSLAGQTVGAALVLDFSKYMDQLITVDVESRTATAQPGITVARLNGLLARHGLMLGPDPASADRATIGGSVANNATGSHSILYGMMADNVLEMSVLLADGSRAHFGPLDPGDLPAKARTGGLEGRIYDTIPLILQGVMEELVERWPKHWRRASGYNLDRLAASLLPPDQRARLSFDSRFRPEVCNPTRIDRFNLAQLVTGSEGTLAIMTDVTLQLVPRPRRTALAVVHFQHLLDACAAIPDILETEPSASELLDKQLMDLARAQPEWAKKLHFVEGDPPAVLLTEYYGEDERELVQKLERLEGLLYARGWRSTVVRILDPARIADVWSVRKAGLNLLMSRRGPYKPVPGIEDVSVPPERLADYLGEILAFCRQQEDIPDVAVYAHASAGCLHVRPLINPKSAQGVEMLARVGRRAAELAVQYHGAMSGEHGDGLARSAYNPTIFGPTLYAALQEVKRTFDPDNLLNPGKIVDAPPPTEHLRFGPEYRTISLDTVFDWGADGGYAPAIEMCNGAGVCRKLGAGTMCPSYMATKDERDTTRGRANALRNALAGRIPHEELFTPEMKGVMDLCLGCKACKSECPSAVDMARIKAEYLVHYHRHNGLPLFNRLMGWLPTLNALLYRLAPGLVPAVNWSLRTPPAKAALARIGIHPQRDLPAYAPQTFERWFHQRARSDGSGQRPNGPVILFHDTWVNYNEPHIGQAMVRVLEAAGYQVYLAAGRKCCGRPLITGGQADKARPWVDHNVALLAPYAQQGIPIIGVEPSCILTLRDEYLALASDSQRAQVLAQGAFTFEEFVVREVEAGRFKPMWRSGGARVLLHGHCHQKALVGNEASVAALQAAGYQVEVIPSGCCGMAGDFGYETEHYEISRRIGEDRLLPAVRQADPEALIVASGTSCRHQIEHFAGRQPVHLAEALAAALAD; encoded by the coding sequence ATGAAAGTGGCATTGACATCTCCACGGAGCGGACTCACCCGCACCGAAATGCGCACCATCCCCCACGAAGTGCAAGACCTGGCCGCCGAACTCCAGCGGGTCATCGACGGTGAAGTCCGCTTCGACGGCTATACCCGCATGCTCTACAGCACCGACGCCAGCCTCTACCAGATCCAACCGGTGGGGGTGGTGATCCCCAAGCACGCCGACGACGCTCAGGCCGCCCTGGAACTGGCCCGCCGTCACCAGGTCCCGGTCCTCCCCCGAGGGGGCGGTAGCTCTCTGGCCGGCCAGACCGTGGGCGCGGCCCTGGTGTTGGACTTCAGCAAATACATGGATCAACTCATCACGGTGGATGTGGAGAGCCGCACCGCCACCGCCCAGCCCGGTATCACCGTGGCCAGGCTCAACGGCCTGCTGGCCCGCCACGGCCTGATGCTGGGCCCAGACCCGGCCTCCGCCGACCGGGCCACCATCGGCGGCAGCGTTGCCAACAACGCCACCGGCAGCCACAGTATCCTCTACGGCATGATGGCAGACAACGTGCTGGAAATGTCGGTGCTCCTGGCCGACGGCTCCCGGGCCCACTTCGGCCCGCTGGACCCAGGCGATCTGCCGGCCAAAGCCCGCACCGGTGGACTCGAGGGCCGCATCTATGACACCATCCCCCTCATCCTGCAGGGGGTGATGGAGGAGCTGGTGGAGCGCTGGCCCAAACACTGGCGCCGGGCCTCCGGCTACAACCTGGACCGGCTGGCCGCGTCCCTGCTGCCGCCCGATCAGCGGGCCCGGCTCAGCTTCGACAGCCGCTTCCGGCCCGAGGTCTGTAACCCCACCCGCATCGACCGCTTCAACCTGGCGCAACTGGTGACGGGCAGTGAAGGCACCCTGGCCATCATGACCGACGTCACCCTGCAGCTGGTGCCCCGCCCCCGCCGCACCGCCCTGGCCGTGGTCCACTTCCAGCACCTCCTGGACGCCTGTGCCGCCATCCCCGACATCCTGGAGACAGAGCCCAGCGCGTCGGAGCTGCTGGACAAACAGCTGATGGACCTGGCCCGGGCCCAGCCCGAGTGGGCCAAAAAGCTCCACTTCGTGGAGGGCGACCCGCCGGCCGTGCTGCTCACCGAATACTACGGCGAAGATGAACGGGAGCTGGTCCAGAAGTTAGAGCGGCTGGAAGGGCTGTTGTATGCCCGGGGCTGGCGAAGCACGGTGGTCCGCATTCTGGATCCGGCCCGCATCGCCGATGTCTGGTCCGTGCGAAAGGCTGGGCTCAACTTGCTCATGAGCCGCCGGGGACCGTACAAGCCGGTGCCGGGCATCGAGGATGTGAGCGTACCGCCCGAACGGCTGGCCGACTACCTGGGCGAGATCCTGGCCTTCTGCCGCCAGCAGGAGGACATCCCCGACGTGGCCGTCTATGCCCACGCCTCGGCCGGCTGCCTGCACGTGCGCCCGCTGATCAACCCCAAGTCCGCCCAGGGCGTGGAAATGCTGGCCCGGGTGGGTCGCCGTGCGGCGGAGCTGGCCGTTCAATACCACGGGGCCATGAGCGGCGAACATGGTGACGGCCTGGCCCGCAGCGCCTACAACCCCACCATCTTCGGCCCCACCCTCTACGCCGCGCTCCAGGAGGTCAAGCGCACCTTCGACCCCGACAACCTGCTGAACCCCGGCAAAATCGTGGACGCGCCGCCGCCCACGGAGCACCTGCGCTTCGGCCCCGAGTACCGGACCATCTCCCTGGACACAGTCTTCGACTGGGGGGCGGACGGCGGCTACGCGCCGGCTATCGAGATGTGTAACGGAGCTGGCGTCTGCCGGAAACTGGGGGCCGGCACCATGTGTCCCAGCTACATGGCGACCAAGGACGAACGAGACACCACCCGAGGGCGAGCCAACGCCTTGCGCAATGCCCTGGCTGGTCGCATCCCCCACGAGGAGCTCTTCACCCCGGAGATGAAAGGGGTGATGGACCTCTGCCTGGGCTGCAAGGCCTGCAAGAGCGAATGCCCTTCGGCCGTGGACATGGCCCGCATCAAGGCCGAGTACCTGGTGCACTACCACCGGCACAATGGCCTGCCCCTTTTCAACCGCCTCATGGGCTGGCTGCCCACCCTCAACGCCCTGCTCTACAGGCTGGCACCTGGCCTGGTGCCAGCGGTGAACTGGAGTCTGCGAACGCCGCCGGCCAAAGCCGCGCTGGCCCGCATCGGCATTCACCCCCAGCGCGACCTGCCGGCCTACGCGCCCCAGACCTTCGAACGATGGTTCCACCAGCGCGCCCGCTCGGATGGATCCGGCCAGCGCCCCAATGGACCGGTCATCCTCTTCCACGATACCTGGGTCAACTACAACGAGCCCCACATCGGCCAGGCCATGGTGCGGGTCCTGGAGGCCGCGGGCTACCAGGTCTACCTGGCCGCGGGTCGAAAGTGCTGTGGTCGCCCCCTGATCACCGGTGGCCAGGCAGACAAGGCCCGGCCCTGGGTGGATCACAATGTGGCCCTGCTGGCCCCATATGCCCAGCAAGGGATCCCCATCATCGGGGTGGAGCCCAGCTGCATCCTGACCCTGCGGGATGAATACCTGGCCCTGGCCAGCGATTCCCAGCGGGCCCAGGTCCTGGCGCAGGGGGCCTTCACCTTCGAAGAGTTTGTGGTACGGGAGGTGGAGGCAGGGCGGTTCAAGCCCATGTGGCGCTCGGGCGGCGCCCGGGTCCTACTCCACGGCCACTGTCACCAGAAGGCCCTGGTGGGCAACGAGGCCAGCGTGGCCGCGCTTCAGGCGGCCGGCTACCAGGTGGAGGTCATCCCCAGCGGCTGCTGCGGCATGGCCGGCGACTTCGGCTACGAGACAGAGCACTATGAGATCAGCCGGCGCATCGGCGAGGATCGACTCTTGCCGGCCGTACGCCAGGCGGATCCGGAAGCCCTGATCGTAGCCAGCGGCACCAGCTGCCGCCACCAGATCGAGCACTTCGCCGGTCGACAACCGGTACACCTGGCCGAAGCCCTGGCCGCGGCCCTGGCCGACTGA
- a CDS encoding nucleotidyltransferase family protein, with amino-acid sequence MVSPDQITATLSPEFRLLLACSRPHLDPAGQAKLRALVHRPLCPDTFVALAATHQVLSLAYRHLQRLHPDFLQHPAGHRLALAARRWAGRSLLLGRELGRLFQAGIPALAYKGPVLAQQYYGQCWLRPAQDLDLLAPASAWPAVRRTLLAHGYQPVCSWHPGQREALQRLGSHEAFWHPGRQLRLELHSRLLPIHHQVPLTAEQLWHARRPVSFQDTTIETLAPSHLLLALCIHGAKHRWERLKWVVDVAVVAEAHPDLDWPSLLEEVTRLGLRRLLLLGLALAHGLLAAPVPAEIRQAIHGDPAIHSLVRGTLALWQEPGSGSPPVPFSAYAYYLRARERPGDRLRFVAALLGQANPLDMKARQLPSSLMPAYRLLRPVRLVRTHGCRLLLRTLGQLIRTFGAP; translated from the coding sequence ATGGTATCCCCCGACCAGATCACTGCCACCCTGTCTCCGGAGTTTCGGCTGCTTTTGGCCTGCAGCCGCCCCCATCTGGATCCTGCCGGGCAGGCCAAGCTTCGAGCGTTGGTACACCGTCCCCTTTGCCCGGACACCTTCGTCGCCCTGGCCGCTACCCACCAGGTGCTCTCCCTGGCCTACCGCCACCTGCAGCGCCTCCATCCGGATTTTCTCCAGCATCCAGCGGGCCATCGCCTGGCTCTGGCTGCCCGCCGCTGGGCCGGTCGTAGCCTGCTGTTGGGCCGGGAATTGGGGCGCCTGTTCCAGGCCGGGATCCCAGCCTTAGCCTACAAGGGCCCGGTCCTGGCCCAACAGTACTACGGGCAGTGCTGGCTACGACCGGCCCAGGATCTGGACCTGTTGGCGCCCGCGTCCGCCTGGCCAGCAGTGCGACGGACGCTCCTGGCCCATGGGTATCAACCTGTCTGCTCCTGGCACCCTGGCCAGCGGGAAGCGCTGCAGCGCCTGGGCAGCCACGAAGCGTTCTGGCATCCAGGCCGGCAGCTTCGCCTGGAACTCCACAGCCGGCTTCTGCCCATCCACCACCAGGTTCCACTGACTGCCGAACAGCTCTGGCATGCTCGCCGGCCTGTTTCGTTCCAGGACACGACTATCGAGACCCTGGCACCGTCCCACCTCCTGCTGGCCCTCTGCATCCATGGGGCCAAACATCGCTGGGAGCGGCTGAAGTGGGTGGTGGATGTGGCTGTCGTGGCAGAGGCACACCCGGACCTGGATTGGCCGTCCCTTCTGGAGGAGGTCACCCGGCTGGGACTTCGCCGCCTGCTGCTGTTGGGCCTGGCGCTGGCCCATGGGCTGCTGGCCGCCCCTGTGCCGGCAGAAATTCGTCAGGCCATCCACGGAGATCCAGCCATCCACAGCCTGGTCCGGGGAACGCTGGCCCTCTGGCAGGAGCCAGGCAGTGGCTCTCCGCCTGTGCCTTTTTCGGCCTATGCCTATTATCTACGGGCCCGAGAACGCCCGGGGGATCGGCTACGCTTCGTGGCGGCCCTCCTGGGGCAGGCCAATCCCCTGGACATGAAGGCGCGGCAGTTGCCGTCCAGCCTGATGCCCGCCTATCGCCTGCTTCGCCCCGTCCGCCTGGTCCGTACCCATGGGTGCCGGCTGCTGCTGCGAACCCTGGGCCAGCTCATCCGGACCTTCGGGGCACCATGA
- a CDS encoding C25 family cysteine peptidase translates to MRTIIPRRRRSSRDVRPCIMSPVGSWPLALLLVLSTAMGGGLPASVARAANTRWQTDVTLLQADADSMELLFTATLPHPGDGSPPPEALSRTVLLGVPTLAGLRLEILDAISIPLAPQAGLTPSAGEPVALVEQGYLGEQAVVALTFTPLQQAKVDSDQLRLYRRLRVALRWDTVAAAAGPVPTRPLYADLWQTTLFNGPTPTAQAPEAIPVPPPRPAAAANSWPALKIFVDQTGIYRLTYDELLQAGLDLATLDPRHLQLWHRGIQQAILVDGEADGRFDNGDTLLFFGQGIDLHGPDGLYTTENVYWLQVGPEPGIRMATRDGTPDGAVPVAQTFPEHRHVEVDTAYWQTMPPDLGTDRWFWGTRLSPNSEGMPASRDYPFTLAPPPADIPESATLRARLKGYTAGAHRTRLILNGTPIDEQTWQGQADFDHVVTIDHSLLQAGDNVLTVEALESGTEPDQVLVNWLEVDYLAGYLAQDDELAFSLPGPGSWQVVIPGFTQSTITVLDVSRPEAPVRLVNGQVLAQDTGYWLHLTDTASTMPRYWAATPARYRRPLRIQADRPSQWRSPTHGADYVVITHANFYTSALRLAGHRQGQGLRVAVVDVADLYDEFSDGIFNPRAIRDFLAYAYRYWQPPAPTYVLLLGDAYQDYRDILGFDRVNYVPSQVIATRDFGETSSDNWFVTVHGDDPLPDLLIGRLPARTAQEAEAMVNKIIDYDRYPPEPVWDRQVLLVADDDDPLFSAISQDLRQRLPPDYQAQLLDMADFPPGDPTAAILAAINQGRLLVNYAGHGEYYRWGLWQGGTILELADVAALDNQTRLPFITVANCLNGFFSGPNPSLAEGFLAHGQGGAVAVWAPTGLGQPAGHRILLDALYDAFFRDSLLSLGAATAAARITAFSRSPAWRNLLDTYALLGDPATVLGAPPNPPRLTAVEPPAGAQEVPIDTSIVLTFSKRMDPATVQVTGVENATAVWNATGTRLTLNHPPLAHGRTYQLQVFGQDSGGNPLAEGEIPNPWHFQVSQDDIPPQVVVTVETGVDPTRPTIHLRFSEPVRPGSVAIQLTPSLQSPPGEEETRLSLLWAEDGREAWLAQVPWMPGTVYTLRVERAQDLAGNPLVAPVAIQFHVADRHQVYLPQIQQP, encoded by the coding sequence ATGCGTACCATCATCCCCCGACGACGCCGCTCTTCCCGCGATGTGCGTCCCTGCATCATGAGCCCCGTTGGTTCCTGGCCGCTCGCCCTGCTGCTGGTCTTGTCCACAGCCATGGGCGGCGGGTTACCGGCATCGGTCGCCAGGGCGGCCAACACCCGATGGCAAACCGACGTGACCCTCCTCCAGGCTGACGCCGACTCCATGGAGCTGCTCTTCACCGCCACCCTGCCCCATCCCGGGGATGGAAGCCCGCCGCCAGAGGCGTTGAGCCGGACAGTGCTCCTGGGCGTGCCCACCCTGGCCGGCCTCCGGCTGGAGATCCTGGATGCCATCTCAATCCCCCTGGCCCCCCAGGCCGGGCTCACACCGTCTGCCGGAGAGCCGGTGGCGCTGGTGGAGCAGGGCTACCTGGGCGAGCAGGCGGTGGTTGCGCTGACCTTTACACCCCTGCAACAGGCTAAGGTAGACTCGGACCAGCTCCGCCTGTATCGCCGCCTCCGGGTAGCGCTGCGCTGGGATACAGTGGCCGCAGCGGCAGGCCCCGTCCCAACCCGGCCCCTCTACGCCGACCTGTGGCAGACCACCCTGTTCAACGGTCCTACGCCAACGGCTCAGGCGCCTGAAGCCATTCCCGTTCCACCGCCCAGGCCGGCGGCAGCCGCGAACTCCTGGCCCGCGCTGAAGATCTTCGTGGACCAGACGGGTATCTACCGGCTGACCTACGACGAGCTGCTCCAGGCCGGGCTGGATCTGGCCACCCTGGATCCCCGCCACTTGCAGCTCTGGCACCGGGGCATCCAGCAGGCCATCCTGGTAGACGGTGAGGCGGACGGCCGCTTTGATAACGGTGACACCCTCCTCTTCTTCGGCCAGGGCATCGACCTGCACGGCCCAGATGGCCTCTACACCACCGAGAATGTCTACTGGCTCCAGGTGGGCCCCGAACCGGGTATCCGCATGGCAACCCGAGACGGGACACCCGACGGGGCGGTGCCTGTGGCCCAGACATTTCCAGAGCATCGCCACGTGGAGGTGGACACGGCCTACTGGCAGACCATGCCGCCCGACCTGGGCACAGACCGCTGGTTCTGGGGCACCCGGCTCAGCCCCAACAGCGAGGGGATGCCGGCTAGCCGGGACTATCCTTTCACCCTGGCCCCGCCGCCAGCCGACATCCCAGAGTCGGCCACCCTCCGGGCCCGGCTCAAGGGCTACACCGCCGGCGCCCACCGAACCCGACTGATCCTGAACGGCACACCTATCGACGAGCAGACATGGCAGGGACAGGCCGACTTCGATCACGTGGTGACCATCGACCACAGCCTGCTCCAGGCCGGTGACAATGTCCTCACGGTGGAGGCCCTGGAGAGCGGCACGGAGCCCGACCAGGTGCTGGTCAACTGGCTGGAAGTGGACTATCTGGCAGGCTACCTGGCCCAAGACGATGAGCTGGCCTTCTCACTGCCCGGCCCAGGCTCCTGGCAGGTGGTCATCCCAGGCTTCACCCAGTCGACCATCACCGTGCTGGACGTCAGCCGGCCGGAGGCGCCGGTGCGTCTGGTGAATGGGCAGGTGCTGGCCCAGGATACCGGCTACTGGCTACACCTGACCGACACCGCCTCGACCATGCCCCGCTACTGGGCCGCCACACCGGCCCGCTACCGCCGCCCCCTGCGCATCCAGGCGGACCGCCCTTCCCAGTGGCGCTCGCCAACCCACGGTGCGGACTATGTGGTGATCACCCACGCCAATTTCTACACCAGCGCCCTGCGTCTGGCCGGGCACCGCCAGGGCCAGGGGCTGCGGGTCGCAGTGGTGGACGTGGCCGACCTCTACGATGAGTTCAGCGACGGCATCTTCAATCCCCGGGCTATCCGGGATTTCCTGGCCTACGCCTACCGGTACTGGCAGCCACCGGCTCCCACCTACGTCCTGCTGCTGGGCGATGCCTACCAGGACTACCGGGACATCCTGGGATTCGACCGGGTGAACTACGTGCCCTCCCAGGTGATCGCCACCCGGGATTTCGGCGAAACGTCGTCGGACAACTGGTTTGTGACGGTTCATGGGGACGATCCCCTGCCCGACCTGCTCATTGGCCGCCTGCCGGCCCGCACAGCCCAGGAGGCAGAGGCCATGGTCAACAAGATCATCGACTATGACCGGTACCCACCGGAACCGGTGTGGGATCGCCAGGTCCTGCTGGTGGCCGATGACGACGACCCGCTATTCAGCGCCATCTCCCAGGACTTGCGGCAACGCCTGCCGCCCGATTACCAGGCACAACTGCTGGACATGGCCGACTTCCCGCCGGGCGATCCCACGGCGGCCATCCTGGCCGCTATCAACCAGGGACGCCTGCTGGTGAACTACGCCGGCCACGGCGAGTACTACCGCTGGGGCCTGTGGCAGGGTGGAACCATCCTGGAGCTGGCCGACGTGGCGGCCCTGGACAACCAGACACGCCTTCCCTTCATCACCGTGGCCAATTGCCTCAACGGTTTCTTCAGCGGCCCCAACCCCAGCCTGGCGGAAGGATTCCTGGCCCACGGGCAGGGAGGTGCGGTGGCCGTCTGGGCGCCCACGGGCCTGGGTCAGCCCGCCGGCCATCGGATCCTTCTGGATGCGCTCTACGATGCCTTCTTCCGGGATAGCCTCCTGTCCCTGGGAGCGGCCACTGCCGCCGCCCGCATCACAGCCTTCAGCCGCAGCCCGGCCTGGCGGAACCTCCTGGACACCTACGCCCTGTTGGGCGATCCGGCCACCGTGCTGGGCGCGCCGCCCAATCCCCCGCGCCTCACAGCCGTGGAACCACCCGCCGGGGCGCAGGAGGTACCCATCGATACGTCCATTGTCCTCACCTTCAGCAAGCGAATGGACCCGGCCACCGTCCAGGTGACCGGCGTGGAGAATGCCACCGCGGTCTGGAACGCCACCGGTACCCGGCTCACGCTTAACCATCCCCCGCTGGCCCATGGTCGAACCTATCAACTGCAGGTATTCGGGCAGGACAGCGGGGGTAACCCGCTGGCAGAGGGGGAGATCCCTAACCCCTGGCATTTCCAGGTGAGCCAGGACGACATCCCACCTCAAGTCGTGGTCACGGTGGAAACAGGCGTGGACCCCACCCGGCCAACCATCCACCTCCGCTTTTCTGAGCCGGTGCGCCCCGGCAGCGTCGCCATCCAACTGACGCCATCCCTCCAGTCGCCGCCGGGCGAGGAGGAAACCCGTTTGAGCTTGCTCTGGGCGGAGGACGGCCGGGAAGCCTGGCTGGCACAGGTACCCTGGATGCCCGGCACGGTCTACACCTTACGGGTGGAGAGGGCCCAGGACCTGGCGGGTAATCCGCTGGTGGCGCCGGTGGCCATCCAGTTTCACGTGGCGGACCGGCATCAGGTCTACCTGCCCCAGATCCAGCAGCCGTAG
- a CDS encoding S24/S26 family peptidase has protein sequence MWPFLQEGDRILVAHGASEIRAGDVILMAYPGPADGGTRLVAHRLLRRQRRGDTIIFQTKGDSRRRPDPPLPASALAGKVIAVARGGRVRRVDGPLWRALGWFLAWAGPWMYRARSCGCPRRRRTR, from the coding sequence ATGTGGCCCTTCCTGCAGGAGGGGGATCGCATCCTGGTGGCCCATGGGGCGTCGGAGATCCGGGCAGGGGATGTGATCCTGATGGCCTACCCCGGGCCGGCGGACGGTGGCACGCGCCTGGTAGCCCACCGCTTACTCCGCCGACAGCGCCGGGGCGATACGATCATCTTCCAGACCAAAGGAGACAGCCGCCGTCGACCCGACCCACCCCTCCCAGCCAGCGCCCTGGCCGGCAAGGTCATCGCAGTGGCGCGCGGGGGCCGCGTCCGCCGGGTAGACGGGCCGCTCTGGCGGGCGCTGGGATGGTTCCTGGCCTGGGCCGGGCCGTGGATGTATCGGGCCAGGAGCTGCGGCTGTCCCAGGAGAAGGAGAACGAGATGA
- a CDS encoding HPr-rel-A system PqqD family peptide chaperone yields MSRSLCPRRRNGLLEEAMGEELVVYDPETQKIHFLNGTASLVWQLCDGRHPLPELAAALHIRFHVPADRNVEADVEALLAELDRQGLLADPCPARRPDLRHGA; encoded by the coding sequence GTGAGTAGAAGCCTGTGTCCCCGGCGTCGTAACGGATTACTGGAGGAGGCCATGGGGGAGGAGCTGGTGGTGTATGACCCTGAGACGCAGAAGATCCACTTTCTCAACGGGACAGCCAGCCTGGTCTGGCAGCTGTGCGACGGCCGTCACCCACTCCCAGAACTGGCGGCGGCCCTCCACATCCGCTTCCACGTCCCGGCGGACCGGAATGTGGAAGCGGATGTGGAGGCGCTGTTGGCCGAGCTCGACCGGCAGGGCCTGCTGGCAGACCCCTGTCCGGCCAGGAGACCGGACCTGCGACATGGGGCGTGA